The Mercurialis annua linkage group LG2, ddMerAnnu1.2, whole genome shotgun sequence genome contains a region encoding:
- the LOC126670742 gene encoding polycomb group protein FERTILIZATION-INDEPENDENT ENDOSPERM, producing the protein MSKIGLGCEPVLGSLTPLKKKEYRVTNRLQEGKRPLYAVVFNFIDSRYFNVFATVGGNRVTIYQCLEGGVIAVLQSYVDEDKDESFYTVSWACNIDGTPFAVAGGINGIIRVIDASNEKIHKSFVGHGDSINEIRTQPLKPSLVVSASKDESVRLWNVHTGICILVFAGAGGHRNEVLSVDFHPSDIYRIASCGMDNTVKIWSMKEFWTYVEKSFTWTDLPSKFPTKYVQFPVFLASIHTNYVDCNRWLGDFVLSKSVDNEIVLWEPKTKEHSPGEGTVDILQKYPVPECDIWFIKFSCDFHYNAAAIGNREGKIYVWELQSSPPVLLARLSHSQSKSPIRQTAMSFDGSTILSCCEDGTIWRWDVVSSAS; encoded by the exons ATGTCAAAAATTGGACTAGGATGCGAGCCAGTGTTAGGGTCACTCACTCCATTAAAGAAGAAGGAGTACAGAGTCACCAACAGGCTCCAAGAAGGCAAACGACCCTTATATGCTGTCGTTTTCAATTTCATTGATTCTCGTTACTTCAATGTGTTTGCTACTGTTGGTGGCAACCGG GTGACTATTTATCAGTGCCTCGAAGGAGGTGTTATAGCGGTTCTGCAATCATATGTTGATGAAGAT AAGGATGAATCTTTTTATACGGTGAGTTGGGCGTGCAACATTGATGGAACCCCATTTGCTGTAGCTGGAGGAATTAATGGTATAATACGCGTCATTGATGCTAGCAATGAGAAGATACACAAG AGTTTTGTTGGCCATGGGGACTCGATTAATGAAATCAGGACTCAACCACTGAAACCTTCACTTGTGGTGTCTGCAAGCAAA GATGAATCTGTTCGTCTGTGGAATGTTCACACTGGAATTTGCATTTTGGTATTTGCTGGTGCTGGAGGTCACCGCAATGAGGTTTTGAGTGTG gactttCACCCATCAGACATATACCGGATTGCAAGTTGTGGTATGGATAACACTGTCAAGATTTGGTCAATGAAAG AATTTTGGACATACGTAGAGAAGTCATTCACATGGACGGATCTTCCTTCAAAGTTCCCCACAAAATATGTTCAATTCCCA GTTTTCTTAGCTTCAATTCATACAAATTACGTCGACTGCAATAGGTGGCTTGGTGATTTTGTCCTGTCCAAG AGTGTTGATAACGAAATTGTACTGTGGGAACCAAAGACAAAGGAACATTCTCCTGGGGAG GGTACTGTTGACATCCTTCAAAAATACCCTGTTCCTGAGTGTGACATTTGGTTTATCAAATTCTCATGTGATTTCCATTATAATGCAGCTGCTATAG GGAATAGGGAAGGGAAGATCTATGTGTGGGAACTGCAAAGTAGTCCCCCTGTTCTCCTTGCAAG GCTATCTCATAGCCAATCGAAATCTCCAATTAGGCAAACCGCAATGTCCTTCGATGGAAG CACCATCCTTAGCTGCTGCGAGGACGGAACCATATGGCGCTGGGATGTAGTCTCATCCGCTTCATAA